The sequence below is a genomic window from Chloroflexaceae bacterium.
AGCGCCTGCAACGTGGCCAGCTCACGCGCGCGCTCCAGCTGCAGCGCCATCAGCGCGCTAAGCACGCCGATGAAGGCGACGATGACGGCCAGCAGGCGCAGCGCATTGGTGATGGCAAACGTGCGGTCGAAGACGACCAGCGCCTGCTCGCGCAGCGCGCGGTTCACCTGCACCTGCAGCGCCGTGCCGCTCAGGGCCGCGCGCAGGTCGTCGGCCAAACGCGCCACCTCCACGCCCGGCGCAGCGTACACGGCCAGGCCCGAAATCTCGCGGTCGTCCCAGAACTGCTCGTACACGTTCCGGCTGATGAGCACGCGGCCCCGGTCGGAAGCGTAGTCGTAGTAC
It includes:
- a CDS encoding RNA recognition motif domain-containing protein — encoded protein: YRYANGDPDAIWREMQNGAVIVSEPFAFRRSLPPQGGAVTLRTDRGEHTFPVVAVYYDYASDRGRVLISRNVYEQFWDDREISGLAVYAAPGVEVARLADDLRAALSGTALQVQVNRALREQALVVFDRTFAITNALRLLAVIVAFIGVLSALMALQLERARELATLQAL